One window of the Marinifilum sp. JC120 genome contains the following:
- the aroA gene encoding 3-phosphoshikimate 1-carboxyvinyltransferase — protein sequence MTSENVIVIKAPSSKSLSHRALIAGALSEGSTVVLDPLDSNDINRTMDCLTTMGAQFNIDGTATTVTGMDGGPKGGAKEPAVLEMRDSGTTCRLITALAGAGKGLFRVQGTPRMHDRPIGALTSALESQGTTVTFSDKDGYPPVTLEAGGFKGKEMDISLEESSQYLSGLLLGAPLADDTTIINVTGKKAVSWPYVALTLNVMEDFRVKFEVQLKQNGVWKKTDWRKVEKVTPGEIRFVVEPSKFERDEYRVEGDWSNASYFLAAGAVGNNPVKIEGMNVNSLQGDQAIMYILESMGAKIESDDHSVTVYPSQLHGVEVDMGKCPDLVPTVAVVAAFADSPTTITNVAHLRIKECDRLEASAAEVMRAGGKAEITDDSITIIPAPLKKGERIVFTTYDDHRLAMCTAIFAMAGIESIPAEPGCVAKSFPGFWDEWEKVKKGNGC from the coding sequence ATGACTTCTGAGAATGTGATCGTAATTAAAGCTCCATCATCCAAATCTTTGTCCCATCGGGCTTTGATTGCCGGGGCTTTGTCTGAAGGTTCCACTGTTGTTCTTGATCCTCTGGACAGTAATGACATCAACCGGACTATGGATTGTTTGACCACCATGGGTGCTCAGTTCAATATAGATGGTACTGCTACTACTGTGACAGGTATGGACGGTGGCCCCAAGGGCGGCGCAAAAGAACCTGCGGTTCTGGAAATGCGTGATTCCGGCACCACCTGCCGTTTGATCACTGCGCTGGCTGGCGCGGGTAAGGGTCTTTTCCGGGTGCAGGGAACCCCGCGCATGCATGATCGTCCCATCGGGGCACTTACCAGTGCGCTGGAATCTCAAGGCACCACGGTTACTTTTTCCGATAAAGATGGTTATCCCCCGGTAACCCTTGAAGCTGGCGGTTTCAAAGGTAAGGAAATGGATATTTCTCTTGAAGAATCCAGCCAGTACCTTTCCGGCCTGCTGCTCGGAGCACCGCTGGCGGATGATACTACCATCATTAATGTGACCGGTAAGAAAGCGGTTTCATGGCCTTATGTGGCACTGACCCTCAACGTAATGGAAGATTTCAGAGTAAAGTTTGAGGTTCAGCTTAAGCAGAATGGTGTATGGAAAAAGACCGATTGGAGAAAAGTTGAGAAGGTCACTCCCGGCGAAATCCGTTTTGTTGTCGAGCCTTCAAAGTTTGAGCGTGATGAATACCGGGTAGAGGGTGACTGGTCCAATGCTTCCTATTTTCTCGCAGCTGGTGCCGTAGGCAACAATCCTGTGAAGATTGAAGGAATGAACGTAAATTCCCTTCAAGGTGATCAGGCAATCATGTACATCCTTGAGTCCATGGGCGCTAAGATCGAAAGCGATGATCATAGTGTGACTGTCTATCCCTCACAGTTGCACGGCGTAGAAGTGGACATGGGCAAATGTCCTGATCTGGTGCCTACCGTAGCAGTGGTTGCAGCCTTTGCGGATAGCCCGACCACAATTACTAATGTAGCTCATCTGCGCATCAAGGAATGTGACCGCCTCGAAGCAAGTGCTGCCGAAGTCATGCGTGCGGGCGGAAAAGCTGAGATTACTGATGATTCCATCACCATTATCCCGGCTCCGCTCAAGAAAGGTGAGCGCATTGTTTTCACCACTTACGATGATCACCGTTTGGCCATGTGCACTGCGATTTTTGCCATGGCGGGCATTGAATCAATTCCCGCAGAACCGGGATGTGTAGCAAAATCTTTCCCCGGTTTTTGGGATGAATGGGAAAAAGTTAAAAAAGGAAATGGTTGTTAG